A window of Paremcibacter congregatus contains these coding sequences:
- the tgt gene encoding tRNA guanosine(34) transglycosylase Tgt, protein MTETNTPFGMTITATDGNARTGVIQTCRGEIRTPAFMPVGTAATVKTLKPETVRETGADILLGNTYHLMLRPTAERINRLGGLHKFMNWQRPILTDSGGFQVMSLAKLRKITEEGVAFQSHIDGKKHMLTPERSMEIQRLLGSNIVMAFDECTPFPATEKETEKSMMMSMRWAKRSYDAFHDGSEHAEKNALFGIVQGGVYEHLRRHSVEALKEIDCEGYAVGGLAVGEGQEVMFEVLDYTMPMMLKNKPRYLMGVGKPDDIVGAVERGIDMFDCVMPSRSGRTGQAFTRRGTLNMKNARHVDDPRPIDEDCGCSACTNYSRAYISHLFRCGEVLGLMLLTEHNLTYYQDLMAGLRGAIAAEKLQIFIKDFHEKRANGDVEPIG, encoded by the coding sequence ATGACAGAAACAAATACCCCTTTCGGGATGACCATCACCGCCACCGACGGCAACGCCCGTACCGGGGTCATCCAGACCTGTCGTGGCGAGATCAGAACTCCGGCCTTTATGCCGGTGGGGACAGCGGCGACGGTGAAAACCCTGAAGCCCGAAACTGTGCGCGAGACGGGGGCGGATATCCTGTTGGGCAATACGTATCATTTGATGTTGCGGCCGACGGCGGAACGAATCAACCGATTGGGCGGTTTGCATAAATTTATGAACTGGCAGCGTCCGATTCTGACAGATTCGGGTGGCTTTCAGGTAATGTCGCTGGCGAAACTGCGCAAGATCACGGAAGAGGGCGTCGCTTTCCAATCCCATATCGACGGCAAGAAGCACATGTTGACGCCGGAACGCAGTATGGAGATTCAACGCCTGCTGGGCTCCAACATTGTGATGGCCTTTGACGAATGCACGCCTTTCCCGGCGACCGAGAAGGAAACCGAGAAATCGATGATGATGTCGATGCGCTGGGCAAAACGATCCTATGATGCCTTTCATGATGGCTCGGAACATGCCGAGAAAAACGCCTTGTTCGGGATTGTGCAGGGCGGGGTCTATGAGCATCTGCGGCGTCATTCGGTCGAGGCCCTGAAAGAGATCGATTGTGAAGGCTACGCGGTTGGCGGTCTCGCGGTTGGTGAGGGCCAGGAGGTGATGTTCGAGGTGCTTGACTATACCATGCCGATGATGCTGAAAAACAAACCGCGTTATCTTATGGGCGTCGGAAAACCGGATGATATTGTCGGCGCGGTTGAGCGGGGGATCGACATGTTTGATTGTGTGATGCCGTCGCGGTCGGGTCGCACGGGTCAGGCCTTCACCCGGCGCGGGACATTGAATATGAAAAATGCGCGGCATGTGGATGATCCGCGTCCCATTGACGAGGACTGTGGTTGCTCCGCCTGTACGAATTATAGTCGGGCTTATATTTCACATTTATTCCGCTGTGGAGAGGTTCTGGGGTTGATGTTACTCACTGAACATAATCTGACGTATTATCAAGATCTTATGGCGGGATTAAGAGGGGCTATTGCGGCGGAAAAATTGCAAATCTTTATAAAAGATTTTCATGAAAAGCGCGCAAATGGTGACGTTGAACCGATCGGATAA
- the queA gene encoding tRNA preQ1(34) S-adenosylmethionine ribosyltransferase-isomerase QueA, with translation MKVDLFDFELPRESIALRPVATRDGARFLVVKGNERSDKAVTDLPDYLQAGDVLVFNDTRVIPARLTGKRGLAKIQITLHMNEGEGLWRAFAKPAKKLKTDDVILFEGGLEATVLEKGDAGEVSLQFNYAGDALREALDRAGVMPLPPYIASQRPVDDQDLVDYQTVYSRKDGAVAAPTAGLHFTDRLIEEIASLGVKIVHVTLHVGAGTFLPVKVEDTEDHKMHSEWGEIDAETAEIINAAHLAGRNVVAVGTTSLRLLESAADESGIVHPFAAATDIFITPGYQFRAVDMLMTNFHLPKSTLFMLVSAFAGYAPMKAAYAHAIASGYRFYSYGDSSLLFREDKL, from the coding sequence ATGAAAGTAGATCTGTTCGATTTTGAACTCCCGAGAGAGTCCATTGCCCTCCGCCCCGTTGCCACCCGCGACGGGGCGCGGTTTCTTGTGGTCAAAGGGAATGAACGTAGCGACAAAGCCGTCACTGATCTGCCGGACTATCTGCAGGCCGGAGATGTGCTTGTGTTTAATGACACACGGGTAATTCCGGCGCGTCTCACCGGTAAACGTGGCCTGGCGAAGATTCAGATCACCCTGCATATGAATGAGGGCGAGGGGCTGTGGCGCGCCTTTGCCAAACCGGCGAAAAAACTGAAAACCGACGACGTGATCCTGTTTGAGGGCGGGCTTGAAGCCACCGTCCTTGAAAAGGGCGATGCCGGGGAAGTGAGCTTGCAATTCAACTATGCAGGGGATGCGTTGCGCGAGGCTCTGGATCGGGCTGGTGTTATGCCGTTGCCCCCCTATATTGCGTCTCAGCGGCCGGTGGATGATCAGGATCTGGTGGACTACCAGACAGTTTACAGCCGCAAGGACGGCGCTGTAGCGGCCCCGACAGCGGGCCTGCATTTCACGGACCGTTTGATCGAAGAGATTGCGTCTCTGGGCGTCAAGATCGTGCATGTCACCCTGCATGTGGGGGCGGGGACGTTCCTGCCGGTCAAGGTCGAGGACACTGAGGATCATAAAATGCATTCGGAATGGGGCGAAATCGATGCAGAGACTGCTGAAATCATTAATGCCGCGCATCTGGCAGGGCGCAATGTGGTGGCGGTCGGGACGACCTCTTTAAGACTGCTGGAATCGGCGGCGGATGAGTCGGGGATCGTACACCCCTTTGCCGCGGCCACCGATATTTTTATCACGCCCGGCTATCAATTTCGCGCCGTGGATATGCTGATGACCAATTTTCATCTGCCCAAATCAACCCTTTTTATGCTGGTCAGCGCCTTTGCGGGCTATGCGCCCATGAAAGCGGCCTACGCCCATGCCATCGCATCGGGTTACCGCTTTTATTCCTACGGTGACAGCAGTTTGCTCTTTCGAGAAGATAAGTTATGA
- a CDS encoding peptidylprolyl isomerase, which translates to MDLENTLYLDVKGGRVTIELYPDVAPKHVARIKELSRDGFYDGLNFHRVIPGFMAQGGDPKGNGTGGSGQNIPAEFSDKPHVRGTASMARSAMPDSADSQFFICFDAAPHLNGQYSVWGQVTEGMEHIDALNPGEGGANPDQIIKMQVAVDAA; encoded by the coding sequence ATGGATTTGGAAAACACACTTTACCTCGATGTCAAAGGCGGACGGGTGACAATTGAATTGTACCCGGACGTGGCGCCCAAGCATGTGGCCCGCATCAAGGAGCTTTCCCGTGACGGCTTTTATGATGGCCTTAACTTTCACCGGGTAATCCCCGGTTTTATGGCTCAGGGCGGCGATCCAAAGGGCAACGGCACCGGCGGATCTGGTCAAAATATCCCAGCTGAATTTTCCGACAAGCCTCATGTGCGCGGCACGGCCTCCATGGCCCGTTCCGCCATGCCGGACAGTGCGGACAGTCAGTTCTTTATCTGCTTTGACGCAGCGCCTCATCTGAACGGTCAATATTCCGTCTGGGGTCAGGTGACAGAAGGCATGGAACATATCGATGCATTGAACCCGGGGGAAGGCGGCGCCAACCCGGACCAGATCATTAAAATGCAGGTCGCGGTCGACGCGGCCTAA
- a CDS encoding peptidylprolyl isomerase — MKQLIKACFALVMMVGAMNAFAQDLDLENTLYLDLKDGRVTIEMYPDLAPKTVTRIKELVRQGFYDGLTFHRVIPGFMAQGGDPDGTGAGGSGQNIPAEFSEMRHLKGTLSMARSDEPDSADSQFFICLGVAPHLDGAYTIWGRVIGGMKYVDHIKEGVVPELQDPDKIIKMQVAADANS, encoded by the coding sequence ATGAAACAGTTGATCAAGGCATGCTTTGCTTTAGTGATGATGGTCGGGGCAATGAACGCCTTTGCCCAGGATCTGGATTTGGAAAATACCCTTTATCTTGATCTGAAAGATGGTCGGGTAACGATCGAAATGTATCCTGATCTGGCGCCAAAAACGGTAACACGGATCAAGGAACTGGTGCGCCAGGGGTTCTATGATGGCCTGACCTTTCATCGGGTTATCCCGGGCTTTATGGCTCAGGGTGGTGATCCGGACGGGACGGGTGCCGGAGGATCGGGGCAGAATATCCCGGCTGAATTTTCGGAGATGCGCCATTTGAAAGGCACATTGTCTATGGCGCGATCCGATGAACCGGACAGCGCGGACAGTCAGTTTTTTATCTGTCTCGGGGTGGCGCCGCATCTGGACGGAGCCTATACCATCTGGGGTCGGGTGATCGGTGGCATGAAATATGTTGACCACATCAAGGAAGGTGTTGTACCTGAGCTGCAGGACCCGGATAAAATTATCAAGATGCAGGTTGCTGCAGACGCGAACTCTTAA
- the coaD gene encoding pantetheine-phosphate adenylyltransferase — protein MKNRIGLYPGTFDPITLGHIDIIKRGAKLVDHLILGISTNPSKSAMFDLDERVEMVRRETAFIEKDTGVTIEVQSFSTLLMTYAEEVGATAIIRGLRAVSDFEYEFQMTAMNYKLNPDIETLFLMADPALQPIASRLVKEIARFDGDISAFVPAQVTTEVLRKLGK, from the coding sequence ATGAAAAACCGTATCGGGTTATATCCGGGCACTTTTGATCCGATTACTCTGGGGCATATTGATATCATCAAACGCGGCGCGAAACTGGTGGACCATCTCATTCTGGGGATTTCCACCAACCCGTCCAAATCGGCGATGTTTGATCTTGATGAGCGTGTGGAAATGGTGCGCCGTGAAACCGCCTTTATTGAGAAAGATACTGGTGTCACGATTGAGGTTCAATCCTTCAGTACGCTGCTGATGACTTATGCGGAAGAAGTGGGGGCGACAGCTATTATTCGGGGGCTTCGTGCGGTGTCAGACTTTGAATATGAATTTCAAATGACAGCCATGAATTACAAGCTCAACCCGGATATCGAGACGCTGTTTCTCATGGCGGATCCGGCGCTGCAGCCGATTGCATCACGCCTGGTCAAGGAAATCGCCCGTTTTGATGGCGACATTTCAGCCTTCGTGCCGGCACAAGTGACAACCGAAGTGTTGCGGAAACTCGGTAAATAA